In one Diceros bicornis minor isolate mBicDic1 chromosome 2, mDicBic1.mat.cur, whole genome shotgun sequence genomic region, the following are encoded:
- the LOC131416849 gene encoding transmembrane reductase CYB561D2 codes for MALSMETESHIYRALRTASGAAAHLVALGFTIFVAVLARPGSSLFSWHPVLMSLAFSFLMTEALLVFSPESSLLHSLSRKGRARCHWVLQLLALLCALLGLGLVILHKEQLGKAHLATWHGRAGLLAVLWAGLQCSGGVGLLYPKLLPRWPLAKLKLYHATSGLVGYLLGSASLLFGMCSLWFTATVTSGVWYLAVLCPVITSLVIMNQVSNAYLYRKRIQP; via the exons ATGGCCCTTTCTATGGAGACCGAGTCGCACATCTACCGAGCTCTGCGCACTGCCTCTGGGGCTGCTGCCCACCTTGTGGCTCTGGGCTTCACCATCTTTGTGGCTGTGCTTGCCAGGCCTGGCTCCA GTCTGTTCTCCTGGCACCCCGTGCTTATGTCTCTGGCT TTCTCTTTCCTGATGACTGAGGCACTGCTGGTGTTCTCTCCTGAGAGTTCGCTGCTGCACTCCCTCTCACGGAAGGGCCGAGCACGCTGCCACTGGGTACTGCAGCTGTTGGCCCTGCTGTGTGCACTGCTGGGCCTGGGCCTTGTTATCCTCCACAAGGAACAGCTTGGCAAAGCCCACCTGGCTACATGGCATGGGCGAGCAGGGCTGCTAGCTGTGCTGTGGGCAGGGCTGCAGTGCtcaggtggggtggggctgctctACCCCAAACTGCTGCCCCGATGGCCCCTGGCCAAGCTCAAGCTGTACCATGCCACTTCTGGGCTAGTGGGCTACCTTCTGGGTAGTGCCAGCCTCTTGTTTGGCATGTGCTCACTCTGGTTCACTGCCACAGTTACCAGTGGGGTCTGGTACCTGGCTGTGCTATGCCCTGTCATTACCAGCTTGGTCATCATGAACCAGGTGAGCAATGCCTACCTGTACCGCAAAAGGATCCAGCCGTGA
- the TMEM115 gene encoding transmembrane protein 115 isoform X1, which produces MQRALPGARQHLGAILASASVVVKALCVAVLFLYLLSFAVDTDCLAVTPGYLFPPNFWIWTLATHGLMEQHVWDVAISLATVVVAGRLLEPLWGALELLIFFSVVNVCVGLLGAFAYLLTYMASFNLDYLFTIRIHGALGFLGGVLVALKQTMGDCVVLRVPQVRVSVVPMLLLGLLLLLRLAMLLQSPALASYGFGLLSSWVYLRFYQRHSRGRGDMADHFAFATFFPEILQPLVGLLANLVHSLLVKVKICHKTVKRYDVGAPSSITISLPGTDPQDAERRRQLALKALNERLKRVEDQFVWPSMDDDEEEAGAKVDSPLPSDKAPTLPGKGAAPESSLITFEAAPPKL; this is translated from the exons ATGCAGCGCGCCCTGCCGGGCGCCCGCCAGCACTTGGGGGCCATCCTGGCCAGCGCCAGCGTGGTAGTGAAGGCCCTGTGCGTGGCGGTACTATTCCTCTATTTGCTGTCTTTCGCCGTGGACACGGACTGCCTGGCGGTCACCCCAGGCTACCTCTTTCCGCCCAACTTCTGGATCTGGACCCTGGCCACCCATGGGCTGATGGAACAGCACGTGTGGGATGTGGCCATCAGCCTGGCCACAGTCGTGGTGGCTGGACGTTTACTGGAGCCCCTCTGGGGGGCCTTAGAGCTGCTCATCTTTTTCTCAGTGGTGAACGTGTGTGTGGGCTTATTGGGGGCATTTGCCTACCTCCTCACCTACATGGCTTCCTTCAATTTGGACTACCTTTTCACTATCCGCATCCACGGCGCCTTGGGCTTCCTAGGTGGTGTCCTGGTGGCACTCAAGCAAACCATGGGGGACTGTGTGGTCCTGCGAGTGCCCCAGGTGCGTGTCAGCGTGGTGCCCATGCTGCTTTTggggctgctgttgctgctgcggCTAGCCATGCTGCTCCAGAGCCCGGCTCTGGCCTCCTATGGCTTTGGGCTGCTCTCCAGCTGGGTGTATCTTCGCTTCTACCAGCGCCATAGCCGAGGCCGAGGGGATATGGCCGACCACTTTGCTTTCGCCACCTTCTTCCCTGAGATCCTGCAGCCTCTGGTGGGGCTGTTGGCGAACTTGGTGCACAGCCTCCTGGTGAAGGTAAAGATATGCCACAAGACAGTGAAGCGCTATGATGTGGGTGCCCCATCCTCCATCACCATCAGCCTCCCAGGCACAGACCCTCAAGATGCAGAGCGGAGAAG GCAACTGGCCCTGAAGGCCCTCAATGAGCGGCTGAAGAGAGTAGAGGACCAGTTCGTCTGGCCAAGCATGGATGACGATGAAGAGGAGGCTGGGGCCAAGGTGGACAGCCCCCTGCCCTCAGACAAGGCCCCCACACTCCCAGGGAAGGGGGCTGCCCCAGAATCCAGCCTGATCACCTTTGAGGCCGCTCCCCCAAAGCTGTAA
- the TMEM115 gene encoding transmembrane protein 115 isoform X2, protein MQRALPGARQHLGAILASASVVVKALCVAVLFLYLLSFAVDTDCLAVTPGYLFPPNFWIWTLATHGLMEQHVWDVAISLATVVVAGRLLEPLWGALELLIFFSVVNVCVGLLGAFAYLLTYMASFNLDYLFTIRIHGALGFLGGVLVALKQTMGDCVVLRVPQVRVSVVPMLLLGLLLLLRLAMLLQSPALASYGFGLLSSWVYLRFYQRHSRGRGDMADHFAFATFFPEILQPLVGLLANLVHSLLVKVKICHKTVKRYDVGAPSSITISLPGTDPQDAERRRYWACGSQKQLAGPFSPLKERRRRKSGILKRQSRPPQFPNAEPCPLPGP, encoded by the exons ATGCAGCGCGCCCTGCCGGGCGCCCGCCAGCACTTGGGGGCCATCCTGGCCAGCGCCAGCGTGGTAGTGAAGGCCCTGTGCGTGGCGGTACTATTCCTCTATTTGCTGTCTTTCGCCGTGGACACGGACTGCCTGGCGGTCACCCCAGGCTACCTCTTTCCGCCCAACTTCTGGATCTGGACCCTGGCCACCCATGGGCTGATGGAACAGCACGTGTGGGATGTGGCCATCAGCCTGGCCACAGTCGTGGTGGCTGGACGTTTACTGGAGCCCCTCTGGGGGGCCTTAGAGCTGCTCATCTTTTTCTCAGTGGTGAACGTGTGTGTGGGCTTATTGGGGGCATTTGCCTACCTCCTCACCTACATGGCTTCCTTCAATTTGGACTACCTTTTCACTATCCGCATCCACGGCGCCTTGGGCTTCCTAGGTGGTGTCCTGGTGGCACTCAAGCAAACCATGGGGGACTGTGTGGTCCTGCGAGTGCCCCAGGTGCGTGTCAGCGTGGTGCCCATGCTGCTTTTggggctgctgttgctgctgcggCTAGCCATGCTGCTCCAGAGCCCGGCTCTGGCCTCCTATGGCTTTGGGCTGCTCTCCAGCTGGGTGTATCTTCGCTTCTACCAGCGCCATAGCCGAGGCCGAGGGGATATGGCCGACCACTTTGCTTTCGCCACCTTCTTCCCTGAGATCCTGCAGCCTCTGGTGGGGCTGTTGGCGAACTTGGTGCACAGCCTCCTGGTGAAGGTAAAGATATGCCACAAGACAGTGAAGCGCTATGATGTGGGTGCCCCATCCTCCATCACCATCAGCCTCCCAGGCACAGACCCTCAAGATGCAGAGCGGAGAAG ATACTGGGCCTGTGGAAGCCAGAAACAGCTTGCTGGTCCTTTTTCCCCgctgaaggagagaaggagaaggaaatctGGGATCCTTAAGAGGCAGTCTAGGCCACCCCAGTTTCCAAATGCTGAACCATGTCCTCTTCCTGGGCCTTAA